GTGAAGTTATAGGTAAAAAGTGTTACAAGGTTTTATACGGTTTTGAAGAGCCCTGCTATCAGAAGGGCATTAAATGTCCTGTATACGACAAGGTTGTAGACACAGACATAATAAGCATAGACTATGAAAACTATATAAGAAGCTATGGAAAGGTGCCCATGGGCGGCATATACTGGGAGAGTGTTATAAACATAACCAATGTGGACATACTCAGGTCAAGCATTATAGATTCTGTATCCGGTCTGTATAACAGGAAGTTTGCGGAAAGCTTCCTTGAAAAGAGCTTTACCCTCTGGACCAGGTACGGGCAACCCTTTGGACTTATGTTTATAGACATTGACAATCTCAAGGAGATAAACGATAGGTATGGGCATATTATGGGAGATAGAGCCATAGAAAAGATATCTGCATGTCTTAGGGTAATGGTAAGGTCATCAGATGTTGCTTGCAGGTATGGTGGGGATGAGTTTCTCGTTATTCTACCCAACACGAGCCTTGATGCAAGCGAACATGCGGCTATGAGACTGCTCAGGTGTGTGGAACAGATACAGCTTATTTTTCCTATTTCAGTAAGTATAGGGCTGACCCAGTCCCTCAGAGAGGATAGTAGCTTTAAAGACGTAATAAAGAGGGCAGATGAAGCCATGTATAAGGCTAAAAGGTCTGGAAAGGGCAAAATTGGGGTAGCCAAGTCAAAGGATGATATTTACCTAATTCATGTTGAAGGAGGAGTAGAGTATGAGCAGAGCAAAGATATACGTTGACGGCATAGAGTATGAGGTGGACAGAAGCAAACCTCTTCTTCAGAACTTGCTTGACCTTGGTATAAACCTTCCTTACTTCTGCTACCATCCACGCCTTAAGATTATCGGCGCCTGTAGAATGTGCGTTGTCTACAACGAAAAGACGGGAAGGCTCATGACATCATGCAACGTATACCCAGAAGAAGGTATGTCCATATCCATCCAGCACCCAGTGGTGAAGGAAAACCAGAAGTATCTTCTTCAGGCCTTTATGACCAGACATCCCCTTGATTGCCCCATATGCGACAAGGCTGGAGAGTGTGACCTTCAGAACTACGGAGCCCTCTTCGGTCCGCAGAAGCAGGTAGTGCCCGTTTCTGCCCTTGAAAAGGAGAGACATCAGCTGGACTGGGAGAGCGACTTTTTAGAGTATTATTCCAACAGGTGTGTAGTGTGCTACAGGTGCACTAGAGCCTGTGATGATGTGAACGGCGCCCATGCCCTCTATGTGGAAGAGAGGGGGTTTCAGGCAAACATAGCTCCAACCCTGAGACCCATGGATACTTCCATGTGTGAAATGTGCGGTCTGTGCGTTTATGTCTGTCCTGTAGGTGCCATAATATCCAAGCCCTTCAAGTACTGGACGAGGAGCTGGCTTTTGAAAAGAGATAAGACCATCTGTAACATATGCCCTGTGGGATGTGAAATTCAGGTAGAGTATGGCACGGGTGACTGGAGGTCAAAGGAGAAGGTTTACAGGACAAAGCCCACCGACGAGTTAAACATATGTGCAAAAGCCTTCTTTGGCTATGATGTGCTCAATCACGAAAGGCTCAGGTCTCCAAGTATGTTTGGCAGGGAGGAGACCAGTGGTAACGTAGCCAATTTCCTCTCTATGATAATGAAGGGGAAGCCAGAAGAAACTCTGATCCTCCTTTCCTCCTACATGACAGAGGAAGACTACAGCCTATTAAGGGAGCTGGTAAAAAGGACAGGCATTATGGTAAGCTCCACACTCTCCTTTGACCTGATGCCTTTCCTTGAGAACTACGGAGAGTACAAACCCGTAAGCATGGAGGAAATCAAAGATGCAGACTTTTATGTCTTCATAGGCGAAGATATAACCTCAACTGCACCCGTTCTTTCCTATTACACAAGGGGGAAAGTCTACAAGATAGGCAAGGTGCAGAGAGACTCAAAGTTTAACCCCGTTCTTATTGAAAAAGACCACCTTGAAAAGCTTGAAGGCAGAGGTGTTATGGTGTTTAACGCCGTGGGCATGCAACCATATGAAGCAGCAGAATGGGGAACATATCTGAAAAAAATCTGTGGGGAAAAGGGCTTTAAGCTCTTGCTTTTGCACGACAGCAACTTTCTTGGACTTATAAAACATATACCCCTTGACTGGCTTTCAAGCCCTTCCAGTGCTCTCCAGAAGGCGAAAAACCTCATAATCTTCGGTGAAGACCTGACGGATTATATAAGGATAGAAGAGCTTGAAAAGGTCTTTGATGGTCTTGAGCATCTTGTGGTCTTCTCACCCTTTGAGGATGGGATTGCCCAGTATGCACAGATAAGGATTCCCATGGCTATGATCGGTGAGCTTGAGGGAACTGTTGAAACCCTAATGGGTGAAGTAAAAACCCGGAGGTTTTTACAGAAAGCCTTCAACCACACGGAATTTCTCAGAAACCTCCTTGATTACATACCAGAGGCAGAGAAGGAGCCTGTGGTCCTCAAGGGAGGGCCTCAGCAGATTCGCAGAGAGGTCCACCTCTACAGAAGCAACTGGATAACGAGAAGGAGCGAAAACCTTACAAGACTGTATGAGAAAAACACTGCGGTTATGGAGGTGCTCAGATTGGGAAGCTCATAAGATTTCTTATAGCCTGCGCCCTTTGCGTGGCTTTTGCACTTGTGCTTTATTTAATTCTCTTTTAGAGGCATATATTAAGACCAATGGTGGGTGCTCTGGAAGAGTTTGTGGAATACCTTGGTATCAAACAGGACTTTGAGACCTTTTTATATGAGAAGGGTATGGAGAACTCAAGGGAAGCTCTAATCACATTCCTGCAGGAAAGGAATCTTCTTGAGGCTTATGAGAGATGGGTGGTTGAAAGGGACAGCATAAACCTTGTGGAAAGATACATAAACCTTGAAGACTGGGAGGTAAGGGAAAACAGCAACATGACCTATTCTCTTCAAGGGCTGAACTTTTACATAACCTCTTATGTGAGCAGGACCTATTGGCTTGAGAAGGTTTATCCGAAAAAAATAAGGGATGCACACCTGAGAGGTGATTTTCACATCCATGACCTTCAGGTTCTCAGCGTTTACTGTGTAGGGTGGGACCTCTGGGACCTTCTGCTCAATGGCTTCAGAGGAGTTCCCGGGAAGATTGAGAGCAGACCTCCGAGGCACTTCACCTCCGCCCTCGGTCAAATTGTGAACTTTCTCTACACGCTTCAAGGTGAATCTGCAGGGGCTCAGGCCTTTTCCAACTTTGATACCCTCCTCGCCCCTTTTATAAGGTATGATAGACTCAGCTACGAACAGGTAAAACAGGCAATTCAGGAGTTTGTTTACAACCTGAACGTTCCCACAAGAACTGGCTTTCAGGCGCCTTTTACAAACCTAACTTTTGACCTGAAAGTATCCCCCATATACAGGGAGCAGGCTGCTCTCGTAGGCGGGGAGCTGAAGGATGCGGTATATGGTGAGTTTCAGGAAGAGGTGGATATGCTGAACAGAGCCTTTTTTGAGGTGATGCTGGAGGGGGATGCCAAGGGAAGGGTCTTTACATTCCCCATACCCACCTACAGCATAACAAAGGACTTTGACTGGGAAAATCCCGTATATGAAGGCTTATGGAAGATGAGCGCAAAGTATGGTATTCCTTATTTTGCCAACTTTGTTAACTCTGAGATGAGGCCCGAGGATGTGAGGAGTATGTGCTGCAGGCTCAGGCTAGACCTGAGCAAACTTGAGAGGAAGGGTGGCAGCTTCTTTGGGGCAAACCCTCTCACAGGTTCCATAGGTGTGGTCACCGTAAATATGCCCAGGATTGGTTACCTGTCAAAATCGGAGGAGGAGTTTTTCCAGAGGCTTTCTGAGCTTATGGAGCTTGCCATGGAAAGCCTTGAGATAAAGAGAGAGGTTTTAGAGGAACTTACAGATAGGGGACTATATCCCTACTCAAAGTTTTATCTCAGAGAAATAAAATCCAGATTCGGGCAATATTGGAAGAATCATTTTTCTACCATAGGTCTTGTGGGTATGAACGAGGCGTGTCTTAACCTCCTTGGTGTTTCCATAGCAGAGCCTGAGGGGAGGAACTTTGCCATAAGAGTTCTTGATTTCATGAGGGAGAAGCTCCTTGAGTTTCAAAAAAGGACTGGTAACAACTACAACTTCGAGGCAACACCAGCCGAATCCACCGCTTATAGGCTTGCCAGGCTTGATAAAAAACTCTTCCCTGATATACTTGTGGCAAATGAGGATAACTACAGAAAGGGTGCAGAGCCCTTCTACACAAACTCCACCCAGCTGCCCGTTGACTACACCGACGACCCATTCCTTGTGCTTGAGCATCAGGAGGAGCTTCAGATAAGGTACACGGGCGGAACGGTTATACATTTCTTCGTTGGAGAGAGGATAGAAGATGTGGAAGCACTCAAGAGATTTGTAAAGAAGGTATGTGAAAAATACAGGATTCCCTACTTTACCATAACACCCACCTTCAGCGTCTGTCCGAATCATGGCTATATCTCTGGAGAACATGAAGCCTGTCCATACTGCGGCTCAAAGACAGAGGTGTATTCAAGGGTTGTGGGCTACCTGAGACCAGTTCATCAGTGGAACGAGGGCAAAAGAGAGGAGTTCAGGATGAGAAAAACCTTCAGGAGAGAGCTTATAGGATGAAAGATTTGGCTGGCGTATCTGTGAGTTCTGAGTATCCCCTGTGTCTTTTCAGGGTTGGTGGCTTTCAGAGGTTTACCCTTATAGACTTTCCCGGCAGACCTGCCTGCATAGTCTTCACGCAGGGCTGTAACTTCAGGTGTGGATACTGTTACAATGTGGAGCTCGTCCTGCCAGAGAAATTCGTTCCCGTCATTCCGTCAGAGGAGGTGTTTTCTTTCCTTAAGGAGAGGAGGGGTCTTTTAGAGGGGGTAGTTATAACCGGCGGTGAGCCTACGATTCAGAGGGGTCTAGAGGAGTTTGCTGAAAGGGTTAAGGATATGGGATATGCCATAAAGCTGGATACAAACGGAAGCCAGCCCCATGTCCTGAAAAGACTTCTGGAAAGAGGGCTTGTGGATTATGTAGCCATGGATGTGAAAGCCCCGCCCTACAAATACCAAGAGGTCTGCGGTGTTGAGGTTGATGTGGACAGAATACTGGAAAGCATAGAGCTAATAAAGGCCTCTGGGGTGGATTATGAGTTCAGAACCACCGTTGTCAAAGAACAGCTCAACGGTGAAGACATACTGAAAATAGCAGAGCTTCTGAGAGGCTCAAAAAGGTATTATCTGCAGAGGTTCATACCTGGCAAGACCCTTGACCCCTCTTTCTCCCAAAAGACCACTTACTCAGATGAGGAGTTTTCAGGTATTATAGAAGGTATCAGGGCCTATTTCCAGGAATGCTCCTTCAGATGATTACTCTGCCTTTTATAAATTCAAGCACCCTTTCCCTTATGCCCTCAGCATCTATACCCACCAGGTTTCTCAGCAGGTTCTGGTTTCCATGTTCTATGAACCTGTCCGGGATTCCGAGCGTGAGGACCTTCTTGCTATAGCCTCTTTTTGCCAGCCATTCTAATACCCCAGAACCAAAGCCACCTATAACCGTATTGTCCTCCACTGTCACAAAGATCTCATACCTTGCAGAAAGCTCCTCAAGAAGTTCCTCATCCATCGGCTTTACAAACCTCGCATTCACTACAGAAAGGTCAAGACCTTCCTTCAGAAGCTCTTCAGAAGCCTTTAGAGCCTGATAGACCGTGTAGCCCACTGCAAGGATTACACCATCTGTGCCTTCTTTGAGCACTTCCCAGCTTCCTACCTTTATGAGCCTGAAGCCCTCTGTGGGCACGCCGTAGGCAGGTCCCCTCGGATATCTTATGGCGAAGGGTCCGTTGTGGTGAAGGGCTGTGTAGAGAAGGTCTCTGAGCTCCTGTTCATCCTTTGGTGCAGAGACCACCATGTTGGGTATGCACCTCAGATATGAGAGGTCAAAGACTCCGTGGTGCGTGGGACCATCATCTCCCACAAGACCACCCCTGTCTATGGCAAAAACCACATGCAGGTTCTGAAGCGCCACGTCGTGTATGAGCTGGTCGTAAGCCCTCTGGAGAAAAGTAGAGTAATAACAGGCTACGGGCTTTAGACCGCCCGCTGCAAGCCCACCAGCGAAGGTGCAGGCATGCTGCTCCGCAATGCCCACATCAAAAAACCTCTCAGGAAACCTCCTGCTGAACTCCACAAGGCCAGAGCCCTCCTTCATGGCAGGGGTTATAACCACCACATCTGGGTCGTGCTCTGCCAGCTCTACTATAGCCTTTCCAAAGACGGAAGTCCAGGTTGGCGGTGATGGCTTTTTTATAAACTCTCCAGACTCCCTTTTGTAGGGTGCCACGCCATGCCAAGTGACTGGGTCGCTCTCCGCAGGCTTGTAGCCCTTGCCCTTTTTTGTGTATACGTGTAAGAGGACAGGACCCTCTATGTGCCTTACGTTCTCAAGGGTTCTTTCAAGGGCGGGGAGGTCGTGCCCGTTAACGGGACCTATGTAGTTAAAGCCAAGCTCTTCAAATATAACTCCTGGGGAGAGAAGCCCCTTGAGAAACTCCTCTGTAAGCTTCATCACTCTCAGGGCAGGGCTTCCCAGATGCTCCAGCAGATGCTTTACCTTCTGCCTGGTCTCCTGAACGAAGTGCCCGCTGAGTATCTTGCTCAGGTATGTGGATATGGCTCCCACGTTGGGTGATATGGACATCTCGTTGTCGTTGAGTATTACGATGAACCTGTTGGGTCTTAAATGCCCTGCATTGTTGAGTGCCTCAAAAGCCATGCCTGCGGTCATGGCACCGTCGCCGATTACTGCTACTACATAGCGGTCTCCTTCTCCAAGGAGGTCAAAGGCTTTTCTGAAACCAAGGGCTGCGGAGATGGAAGTTGAACTGTGGCCTGCACCGAAGGCGTCAAAGGGGCTCTCCTCTCTTCTGAGAAAGCCTGATATGCCACCATACTGTCTGAGGGTTGGGAAAAGCTCCTTTCTGTCGGTAAGTATCTTCCATGGGTAAGCCTGATGACCTATGTCCCAGACTATGGTGTCCTTTGGAGCTTCAAAGACTCTCAGAAGAGCAATGGTCAGCTCTACGGCACCCAATCCCGGCGCCACATGTCCACCGTTCCTGGCGGTCACTTCTATCAGATAATCCCTTACCTCTTCCGCAAGACGTTCAAGCTCTCTATAGTCATATCCTTTCAGGTCCAGAGGACCGCCGTATTCCTTCAGGAGTTCATACTTTTCCAGCATGCCTTATAAAGCTATGCCCTGTTTTTTACCTTTCAAGGCTCTTTAGGAGAAAAAGACGAGCCTCAGCATCCAACCTGTGAAGAACTGGAAAAGGGTCAGCAAAAGCCCCACAGCCGGGAGAATTATAAGCTTTTTACCTGCAGTCTCGCCTTTGAACCAGAATACCACAAAGGTAAGCACTGAGAAAACAAACACAAATACACCGTTCCACTTGTGGGGGAAGCCCCATATGAAGGGCACCTTTGACTGAACCAGAGGAACAGAAGACACACCAAAACCAAACAACACCGATAGCAGGGCAAAGATTATGAGAAGCACGTTCAGGTAAAGAGCATACCTCATCATATTCCTTGTTTTCAGCAGACTGAGGATGTAGAGAGTAAAGACAATAAGGGCAAGCAATATGGTAGGGTAGGAAAAAAGAGGATGCAACACCATCAGACCACCTCCAGCTTTTTATCCACTTCTATTATACTCCTGTAGAGGTTGTTGAGTATATCCACATAATCCTCCTTACCTTCCTCCACCCTGTCCATGAGCTCTTCAAGCCTGCTTGTGAATTCCTCTCTCAGAAACTCATGGACCTCCTCCCTGCTCTGCAGATAGCCATATACCTCCTTTCCCAGTTTGGTGGGAATTAGAAATCCCTTGTTCTCTATTACATAGCCTCTTTCTAATAGCTTTTCCACTATGCTGGCGTAGGTGGAGGGTCTTCCTATACCTCTTTTTTTCATTTCCTGCACGAGCTCTCCGTGGGTATAAAGGTATGCCTTTGGTTGTGAAAGAAGTTGTTTCTTCCGAGAGACATCTAAAACCCCAATCAGAGGGCTGTAAAGGTCAATTGTGACCAGTCTGTTCCATCCATCCTCAAGCACCTCAGCTGGCACTTCAAGCTCTAACTCTCCACCAGAAGTCTGAATACCGAGCCTGTATACCCTGAGTTTTACGGGCTTCATCTGGCTTGCCATGAACCGTCTGAAGATAAGCTCGTAAAGCTGAAGGTGTTCTCTGGTCAGCCCTTCCGTCTGACCGCTCAGAAACAGGGTTCTGAGCTCCTCCGGGTCTATGCTCCTCGTTGGTCTTATGCACTCGTGGGCTCCACCCTCGCCCCATGCCCTTGGATGGAAATAAGCTTCTCCAAACTCTTCCCCTATATACTGCCTTGCTATACCTATGCCGTAGTCAGATACCCTTGTGGAGTCAGTCCTGTGGTAGGTGATGTATCCAAGCTCAAAAAGCGTCTGGGCCAGGCTCATGGTCTTTGGAAGGGACCATCTGTATGCGTCGCTGGCAGACTTGAGCATGGTGTCTGTGCTGAAGGGGGGTGGAGGGTTTCTGAGCTCTTCTCTCTGCTCCTTTAATTCAACTCTTATTTGTGAAAGTCTGGAGTAAAACTCCTCCGCAGCCTCCTTTTTCTCAAAGCTCCATTCTACCCTGAGCTTGCCCCTTTCATCAATGGTGACCACAACCCTGTATACCTTCTGTCTGTATTCTTTCTCCCTCTCTATTATCCAGCCGAGGACAGGCGTCTGAACTCTTCCAGCAGAGAGCCACTGCTTTCCAAAGGCACTCTGAAGGAGCTTTGAAAACTCAAAGCCCACCCATCTGTCCGCCACCCTCCTGAGAACCTGTGCCTTCACAAGATTGAGGTTAAAATCTCTGCTCTCCCTGAGGGCTTTCATTATGGCCTTCTTTGTAACCTCGTGGAACTCCATCCTTTTTATGTTGGGGTTATATGCTCTCAATATTTCCCCCACATCCCAGCCTATCTTCTCGCCCTCTGTATCGGGGTCTGTGGCTATCAGAACCTCCTGAGCTTCTATGGCCATTCGCCTCAGGCTCTGGACTATCTTTTCCTTTCCCTCAATTACCTCATAAACCGGCGTGGGCTTTCCGTTCATGTAAACTCCATGAAAACCTTCTTCCTTGTTGAGGTCAAGCACATGTCCCAGGCTTGCAGTTATCATCACATATCTGTCCTCTGTGGAGGTTTCCAGAAGCTCGTGCTCTCCCACTCTTCTTCTGACCGCCTTGCCAAAGAAACCCGCTATTGTCCTCGCCTTGTTGGGAGACTCCACCACTACAAGCACGGGCTTTAGAAGCTCTTTGCTCTCTGGCATTTCCTCACCGGCAAGAAACCTCTTTATTTTTTCCCTATCTCTGTCCACTTCCTCCCGAATCCCCCCAATCTCCTCCTTCCTGAAGACCCTGAACTCTATATCTTCGTTGAACCACTTTACCTTTTTTATCAGATGTCTGAAGGCTCTTGGGTCATCAACAAGAACCAAGCTTATGCCCCTGCTTATACCCCCTGCAAACATGCGAGAAGTCCTTCCGCTCGCCTGAAGGTAGCCCGTGGCATCGGAGACCACCATCTGATAGCCCTCTTCTGTCTTCCTTAAGGTTATCTCCTCCGAGGCCTGCATGAGCTCAAGAAGCTCCTCTGAGGCGAGGAAACTGCCTACCTCTTCCCTCAGCCTGTCTATCTTCTTTAGGAGCTCAGGCTTGTCCCTGAGGAAATCTTCGCTGAGATACTGATATCTTCTCAGGCTTTCAAGCCAGCGGTCCACTTCTCTGAGCTTATGGGGTATTTTTTTAGCAAGGAGGCTTCTGATAGACATTAGAGCCCACAGAATGTGGGAAAGGTTTTGCTCAAACTTCAGAGATATAACTATCTTGGGAACACCGTAAAAAAGGGCATACCTTATCACATGAGGAAGGTCTATACCTCTGGCAAGTGGGTTTCTGTAAGAGGCTATGCCCACAAGGAGGTCAACCTTACCTTCTTCGTATTCCCTGAGCACACCGTCGTCTACCTTTTCATAGGACACCGCCCTTATGCCCCTCTCCTGAAGGTAGGAAACAACCTCCTCCACAAACTCCTTTTTCCTGTCTGAGGGAACAAAAAGCAGTCCACCCTTTCCCAGAAGTCTTATCCAGTCTTCTAAGGGTGTTGAGTTTATATCCTCATACAGGTCAACCACATTTCTGAGATAGAAGGTGGGAGTTCCCACCTCAAAGCCAAGAAGTTCCCTGAAGAGCTTTATCCTGCTTGAGCGAGGGTTTGAGGTGGCAGAGGAGACCACGAGAACCCCCCTCCTTTTTTCAGAAGCTTCTCTGACCCTCTGAGAGAGCTCCCTTATACTTTCCCAGTCCTCCTCTTCCTTGTTCCTTCTTTCCTTTAACCTTATGAGCCTCATGGCAAGGTCTATGTCTTCTTCTGAAAAACCCAGAAGAAGTAGAAGCTTGTCTATGTTTTTTGCAGTTTTCAGAAAGGAGTCCACATCGTCAACAAACACAAAGTGAAAGCCCTTGGGTATTATTTCCTGATTTCTATACAGAAACATGGAGGTGCTCACAAGCACCTTAAAGTCTCCTTCCTGAAGTCTTGCCTTTTTGAGGTCCTTTTGCTTCTGGCTTTCCTCTGAAAAGTAGAGTATGTTTTCTTCCTCAAGACCAAAATTGATAAGTTTCTGAACCGCCTGCTCCACAAGAACGCGAGTGGGAAGTATTATGTAAGACCTTTTACCCTTCTTCGCCAGATAACTTGCCATGGAAAGACCAAAGGAGGTTTTGCCCACTCCTGTGGGTGCGAGAAGTCCAAAGGAGTTTCCAAGAAAGACCCTTTTTGCCCAGCTGAGCTGAAGGCTCCAGGGCTTTAACTTCAGATAGCCTTCAAAGTGTTCCTCCCAAGACCTTAGCTCCTCCTCCACGTTACACAGCCTTGTAAGCTCCCCCTCTCTCACAAGGCTCTTACAGTAGTCTCCACTTCCTGGCATGCACCTCTCGCAGGGAAGTCCGAGCTCAAGTCTTTCTGAGCTTATGTCTCCACCGCAGTTGGGGCAGAGCTTCTTAAAGAGGCTTTTTATCATAGTCCTTTATTTTATAGCAGTTTAACCTTCTTCCCTTCCCTTAAGCACAAGCCTTAGAGGTGCGTTCTTTATGCCGAGGTGCTCCCTCAGCCTTCTTTCAAAGAATCTCAGATAGTCCTTCCTCCACAGCTCAGGGTCATTTGTAAAGAGCACCACCGTGGGTGGTCTTGTGCTTTCCTGAAAGGCGTAATAAACCTTTACTTCTTTCCCCTTCTGAGAGGGTGGGTGTTTTTCCCTGAGAACCTTTTCCACCGCCCTGTTTACAAAGGAGGTTTTGTGCTGGACATTGTAGTCTTCCCATACAGACTCACAGGCTCTCATAAGCTCCTGAACGCCCTGACCTTTGACTGCAGAGGTCAGCACCACAGGTGCAAAGTCAAGAAAGTAAAGCTCCCTTCTTATGTAGGCTTCTATTTCTCTCCTGCCTGCCTTCACAAGGTCCACCTTGTTGCCCACAATCACGCATCCCCTGTGCCTTCTTTCTATAAGACCTCCGATTTTCTTGTCCTGGTCTGTTATGCCTTCAGAGAGGTCAAGCACCAGGCAGGAAATGTCAGAAAGTTCTATTGCCTTTATGGACCTTCCCACAGAAAAGAATTCAACTCCATACTCAACCCTGCTCCTTCTTCTAATGCCGGCAGTGTCTACAAGGACAAAGTCCTTTCCATCAAAGGAGAAGGGAACTTCAATAGAGTCCCTTGTGGTTCCCGGGACTGGTGATACCACAACCCTTTCTTCTCTGAGTATGGCATTGAGCAGCGATGATTTTCCCACGTTGGGTCTTCCCACAAGGGCTATGCGTATG
This window of the Aquificaceae bacterium genome carries:
- the der gene encoding ribosome biogenesis GTPase Der, encoding MAEVLIVGRPNVGKSTLFNRLVRRRKSIVHDMPGVTRDVVEGVAHWQGKSFTVADTGGVLERGDEITESIKRQIQRVLAEAKAIIFVVDGREGLTAGDQYIAQLLYPYKERVFLAVNKIDNGRFEERVYEFYSLGFERVFPLSAQHGRGVGELLNNLVELLPEEGARVMEGIRIALVGRPNVGKSSLLNAILREERVVVSPVPGTTRDSIEVPFSFDGKDFVLVDTAGIRRRSRVEYGVEFFSVGRSIKAIELSDISCLVLDLSEGITDQDKKIGGLIERRHRGCVIVGNKVDLVKAGRREIEAYIRRELYFLDFAPVVLTSAVKGQGVQELMRACESVWEDYNVQHKTSFVNRAVEKVLREKHPPSQKGKEVKVYYAFQESTRPPTVVLFTNDPELWRKDYLRFFERRLREHLGIKNAPLRLVLKGREEG